A single window of Zea mays cultivar B73 chromosome 10, Zm-B73-REFERENCE-NAM-5.0, whole genome shotgun sequence DNA harbors:
- the LOC103641254 gene encoding dnaJ homolog subfamily B member 4 — MGTDYYNVLKVNRNATEEDLKKSYRRLAMRWHPDKNPGDVKKEAEAKFKKISEAYEVLSDPQKRAAYDQYGEEGLKASADGGGGGGGSTSTNGAANQRFNPRNAEDVFAEFFGSNKPFENMGRAKSMRFQTEGAGTFGGFGGNESKFRPYNNDSAGTGSSQARKPPPVETKLPCTLEELYAGSARKMKISRNVVKPNGQLGTESEILTIDIKPGWKKGTKITFPDKGNEQPNQLPADLVFVIDEKPHDLYTREGNDLLVHRKIDLVDALAGTTVSLKTLDGRDLVIRLTDVVTPGYELVVAKEGMPIVKENGRRGNLRIKFDVGFPKRLSSEQRHTIRKVLGGQPQQQ; from the exons ATGGGGACGGACTACTACAATGTGCTCAAGGTGAACCGGAACGCCACGGAGGAGGACCTCAAGAAGTCGTACCGCCGGCTGGCCATGAGGTGGCACCCCGACAAGAACCCTGGCGACGTCAAGAAGGAAGCCGAGGCCAAATTCAAGAAGATCTCCGAGGCCTACGAG GTTCTGAGTGATCCGCAGAAGAGGGCGGCGTACGATCAGTACGGCGAGGAAGGCCTGAAGGCCTCCGCAgacggcggtggtggtggtggtggttccaCGTCCACGAACGGGGCCGCCAACCAACGCTTCAACCCTCGCAACGCCGAAGACGTGTTCGCCGAGTTCTTTGGCAGCAACAAGCCGTTCGAGAACATGGGGCGAGCCAAGTCAATGAGGTTCCAGACAGAAGGCGCTGGCACCTTCGGTGGGTTCGGTGGGAACGAGAGCAAGTTCAGACCATACAACAACGATTCGGCCGGCACCGGCTCCAGTCAGGCTCGGAAGCCGCCGCCCGTGGAGACCAAACTGCCCTGCACGCTCGAAGAGCTGTACGCAGGCTCAGCACGCAAGATGAAGATCTCCAGGAACGTTGTGAAGCCGAATGG GCAACTAGGGACCGAATCGGAGATTCTAACGATCGATATAAAGCCCGGCTGGAAGAAGGGGACCAAGATCACGTTCCCGGACAAGGGCAACGAGCAGCCGAACCAACTCCCCGCCGACCTCGTCTTCGTCATCGACGAGAAACCCCATGACCTGTACACGAGAGAGGGCAACGACCTCCTGGTCCACCGGAAGATCGATCTGGTGGACGCGTTGGCAGGAACGACGGTCAGCCTGAAGACGCTCGACGGGCGTGACCTGGTGATTAGGCTCACGGACGTGGTGACACCTGGGTACGAGCTTGTGGTCGCCAAGGAGGGGATGCCTATCGTCAAGGAGAACGGGAGGAGAGGCAACCTGAGGATCAAGTTCGACGTCGGTTTCCCTAAGAGGTTGTCGTCGGAGCAGCGGCACACCATTCGGAAGGTTCTTGGAGGCCAGCCTCAGCAGCAGTGA
- the LOC103641255 gene encoding choline-phosphate cytidylyltransferase 2 has protein sequence MKAAEDAAGPEATPTAAAQTVWYDPMSSPQAPAPQQQPAIEAAAPTSPSVSSEARPLRVYADGIYDLFHFGHARALEQAKKSFPNTYLLVGCCSDEITHMYKGKTVMTEDERYESLRHCKWVDEVIPDAPWVINQEFIDKHNIDYVAHDALPYADTSGAANDVYEFVKSIGKFKETKRTEGISTSDIIMRILKDYNQYIMRNLTRGYSRKDLGVSYVKEKQLRVNMGISKLREKVKEHQEKFHSAAKIAGTNPVEWMENADRWIVGFLEKFEEGCHMMETAIKGRIQEGLKRQGRSESNLSGEDSDS, from the exons ATGAAGGCAGCAGAGGACGCGGCGGGCCCGGAGGCGACGCCGACGGCGGCGGCGCAGACGGTCTGGTACGACCCCATGTCATCGCCGCAGGCGCCGGCGCCGCAGCAGCAGCCGGCGATAGAGGCTGCGGCGCCGACCTCGCCGTCGGTGAGCTCCGAGGCGCGGCCTCTCAGGGTGTACGCCGACGGCATCTAcgatctcttccacttcggccaCGCGCGCGCGCTCGAGCAGGCTAAGAAGTC ATTTCCCAACACCTACTTGCTGGTAGGTTGCTGCAGCGATGAGATCACCCACATGTACAAAGGGAAGACCGTCATGACCGAGGACGAGCGCTACGAATCGCTTCGGCATTGCAA GTGGGTCGACGAGGTCATACCAGACGCTCCATGGGTGATCAACCAGGAGTTCATCGACAAGCACAACATCGACTACGTCGCTCACGACGCGCTCCC ATATGCTGACACGAGTGGAGCTGCCAACGATGTCTACGAATTC GTGAAATCCATTGGGAAGTTCAAGGAGACGAAGCGCACCGAGGGCATCTCGACGTCGGACATCATCATGAGGATCTTGAAGGACTACAACCAGTACATCATGCGGAACCTGACCAGGGGCTACAGCCGCAAAGACCTCGGAGTCAGCTACGTTAAG GAGAAGCAGCTGAGGGTCAACATGGGGATCAGCaagctgagggagaaggtgaagGAGCACCAAGAGAAG TTCCACAGCGCGGCCAAGATTGCTGGAACCAACCCCGTGGAGTGGATGGAGAATGCCGACCGTTGGATCGTCGGGTTCCTCGAGAAGTTCGAGGAAGGATGCCACATGATG GAAACCGCCATTAAAGGTCGAATTCAGGAGGGTCTGAAGAGGCAAGGCAGGTCAGAGTCGAACCTTTCCGGAGAGGACTCCGACTCGTAA